CGTCATTTTAGGCGTTGCCCGTGCTTTGAAGTCCGAAGGCAGGCATCTCGTTGTTTCCGCCATTGAGCATCATTGTGTCCTGGAACCGGCCCGCCGTCTGATGCAGGAGGGATGCGAGGCCACGTTCGTGTCCCCGGACAAGGACGGTATCATTTCTCCCACGGCCATTGAGCAAGCCCTGCGTCCGGACACCATTTTGATCGCCGTGGCCCACGCCAATAATGAGATCGGCACCATCCAACCCATCGCGGATATCGGACGCATCGCCCGTAAAAGAGGTATTTATTTCTTAGTGGACGCGGCGCAGACCATCGGACATATCCCCGTATCTGTTACCGGCATTCCTTGCGATCTTCTTTCTTTTTCCGCCCACAAATTCTATGGTCCCCAGGGCGTCGGCGCTTTGTATATGCGCAAAGGCATTGACTGTCCGCCTTTGCTGTTAGGCGGGGACCATGAACGCGGCAGCCGCGCGGGAACGCTGAATGTCCCGGGCATCGTCGGGTTAGGGGAAGCGGTCCGTTTGTGTGGCCCGCTTATGTCCGATGAAATGGCCGCGCAAACCGCTTTGCGCGACCGGATCATCAACGCTGTCCTTAAAGAGGTCCCCGGCACAACCCTTAACGGTCATCGCACCTTGCGCCTGCCCAACAATGCCCATTTCTCCTTTGAAGGCGTCCTTGGCGAGGACCTGGTCGCGGCCCTGGACATGGCAGGCATTGCCGTTTCCGTGGGTTCGGCGTGCACGTCAGGCCAATTGACCCCGTCGCACGTGCTCAAAGCCATCGGCCTTTCCGATGCCCAGGCCCTCGGGGCATTGCGCATCAGCGTCGGCCGCTGGACCACAGCGAAGGAAGTTGACTATTTTTTGGAACAATTAAAATTAAAAATAAAACAATTGAGGGGTTGAATTATAGGGACACAATACTTAATTCAACCATGAATAAACACAGGAATTAAGTTTTGTGTCCCCATAATTCTAATATGACCGCACACGACCACATCATACAATTCTTGAAGGAAGCCGACGGCTACGTTTCCGGCGAGGACATGAGCGAGACGCTCAAGATCAGCCGCGCCGCGGTATGGAAATACATTGACCATCTGCGCAAGGATGGCTATGACATCACGGCCGTGCCGCATCTGGGATACCGATTGGTGTCTGTCCCTGATAAATTATTGCCCCATGAGATTCAATCCGGTTTAAATACCAGGACATTCGGGAAAAACGTCGTCACTTTTAATACCGTCGGCTCCACCATGGATGAGGCGTTCCGTTTAGGCATGGAGGGAGCGCCGGAAGGAACGGTGGTTTGCGCCGAGACGCAAACACAAGGCCGCGGCCGTCTGGGCCGCGTGTGGTCTTCGCCTAAGGCCAAAGGCATTTATTGTTCTTTGATCTTAAGGCCGCGGCTTCCGCCGGGGCAATTGTCCCAGTTGACGCTGACCGCGGCCGTGGCCCTGGCCGAGGCCTTGCGCGATGCCGCGGGAATAGAGCCCGCCATCAAATGGCCCAATGACATTCTCATTGGCGGCAAAAAGCTCGCCGGCATATTGACGGAATTGCGCGCCGAGACCGATCAGGTCAAATTTATCGTCGTGGGTATGGGGATCAATGTCAACACATCGGCGTCCCAGCTCGTTGACGGGGCGTCGTCGTTAAGGACTGAAACCGGCCGCGTTCTTAACCGGGTCGTTGTGCTGCAGCATATCTTAAGGTCTTTTGAGGCCTGGTACGCGGTCTTAGGTCGCGGCCGTTTTGATCTGGTCATTAAGGCGTGGAAGGCGCGTTCAGCCACTCTCAAAAAGCGTGTGCGTGTCACCGGTCCCGGCGGCATGGTGGAAGGCCTGGCCGTGGACCTGGATACCGACGGGGCGCTTTTGGTGCGTCAGGATTCGGGGGTCATTGTCAAGCTAACCGCAGGTGATCTGGTCCATGGATAATGTCCTTCAGAAAGATCTGGATGGATTGCAGGTCTTGGGATTGCGCCGTGGTTTGCGCCAAACGCAAAGCCCGCAGGGCCGGACGATCATCGTTGATGGACGAAGGGTCCTGAATTTTTGTTCCAATGATTATCTGGGGCTGGCCGATGATGAGAAGGTCAAGGCCGCGGCCATAGCATCCATCGGTCAAGACGGTTTCGGTTCCGGCGCTTCGCGGTTGGTGGGTGGTAATATGTCCGCCCACACCGCGTTGGAAGAGCGTTTGGCCGCGCTCAAAAAGACCGAGGCCTGTCTTTTATTCTCCAGCGGGTATATGGCCAATACCGGCATTATCCCGGCGCTGGTCGGCCGCGGGGACATTGTATTTTGCGACCGTCTGAACCATGCCTCCATCATTGACGGCATTCTCCTAAGCCGCGCCCAAATGAAACGTTATCCCCACGTGGACATGGCCGCCCTTGAAGACGGTCTTAAGAAGGCGTCGGGGCATCAACGCAAACTGATCGTGACCGACACTATTTTCAGCATGGACGGGGACAGAGCGCCTTTGAAGGACATCGTGGAGTTGGCCCGGCGCTGGGGCGCGTGGGTGATGGTGGATGAAGCGCATGCCTTCGGGGTTTTAGGGCCGACAGGCATGGGACTTGTTGAGGAACTCAGGTTAAGCGATCAGGTGCAGGTCCAGATGGGCACTTTATCCAAAGCCGCCGGGTGTTTCGGCGCCTATGTTTGCGGTTCCGCCGTTCTTAAAGAAACCCTCATCAATCACGCCCGCAGTTTCATTTACACGACGGGGATGCCGCCTTCTGTCGCGGCCGCGGCGCATGCGGGGGTCAACATCATCGTCATAGAGCCCGGGCGCCGCCGTCAATTGCTTGATAACGCCGACCATTTACGCCAAGGGTTTAAGGCCCTTGGCCTTGATACGATGCGCTCAACAACACCCATCATTCCCATTTTAGCCGGCGAAGCCGACAGGGCTGTGATGATGTCACAAAAACTTTTTGAGCAGGGATTTTTTGTGCAGGCCATACGCCCGCCGACGGTGCCAGTCAACACCGCGCGTTTGCGCGTGACCGTCACGGCCGCCCATACCAGAGAAGATTGCGAGGCCTTTCTGGAAGCCGTTAAAACCATATGCCTTTTCTAACGACTGACAGAGGCCTGCGCTGGCATTATGAGACGGCGGGCAGCGGCGATCCCATCCTGTTCATTCATGGATTCGGCGGCAGCGGCCGCTGGTGGGAGGGCCAAGAAGAATTCTTGCGCAGCGGTCATCAAGTCATCACCGTTGATCTGCCCGGCCATGGTCAAAGCGCGTGGATGCCCGTGACGCTGGGCGGCCTGGCGGTGGATCTGCGTCAGATCATCAGCGGTCTTGGCATTTCCCAGTTCAACATGGTTTCCAGTTCTTTCGGCGGGCTCATTGCCTTTGAGCTGTGCCGGATGATGCCCGAAGCGGTCATGCGCATGTCTTTTGTCGGCGTCCTCCCGAAATTCGCGCGCGCGTCCGGTTACCCGGCGGGACTGGACATTGACAAGATCCGCACATTGAGCGGCCAGTTTGACGGGGATTACGGCGCCATCCTTGACATTTTTTTCCGTTCGCTTTTTACCATGCAAGAGCGCGACAGTGTCCGTTTTCAATGGGTCAAGGAAATGCGGGGTTCAGAACCCCTGCCGCAAAGGGAAGCGCTGAAATGTTTCCTGGATATTCTGGAAAAGGTGGATTTGCGCGGCCGCCTGGCCAGCGTCATTTGTCCGGTGCAATTCGTGACCGGCAGCGACGATTATATCTGTCCCCAGCTGGCCATGGCATGGGTTGCCCAACATTGTGTGAACGCCCGTTTTGATGTGATGCAGGGCCGTGGCCATCTGCCGTTTCTCACCGGACCCGATGAATATAACGATTTGTTGGAGGATTTTTTGATCAAATGACCATGTGGAATACATTCACCAACAGCGTGCGCAAGGCATTCACCGACGCGGCGGACCAGTATGATATTTTGGCCGGATTGCACCGCGAGATCGGCCGCGAACTGGTCAAAAAGAACGCGCAGCGTTCGGCAGCGCGCATTTTAGATGTCGGCACCGGCACCGGGTATGTGGCCAATAAAACCAAATTCTTTTTTCCCGACGCGATGGTGGTGGGTCTGGACATCGCGGAAGGGATGATCAGCAAGGCCGCCCAAACCCATGAGGGCATCCGCTGGCTACAGGCCGACGGACAGCGCCTGCCTTTTAAGGACGGGACTTTTGATATTATTTTTTCCAATCTCGCCTACCAGTGGATGCCTGATCTGCCCCTGGCTTTTACCCAGGCCCGGCGCGTCCTGTCCAACGGAGGGACTTTTACCGGCACGCTGTTTGGCGTCCGGACCTGTGAAGAACTTTTTTCTTCGCTAACCGCGACAAACCCGGAGGTGTCGGTGCGCCGTCTGCCGGCGCTCGAAGATGTTGGGCAGACATTGCATGCCGTTGGTTTTCAAGATATCCGCGTGGATTATGAATTGATCAAGGTGCAGTTCGCGGACATTTGGGAATTGTTGGGCTGGCTTAAAGATATCGGCGCCAATTATCTGCCGCGGGAGGGCTTTATCGGTAAGGAAGGATTGACCCAGGCAGCCGCTCATTACCGGAAGCATTTTCCCTATAACAACGGGATTTGCGCTTCTTTTGAGGTCATATGGTTCGACGCGCGCTCTTCATAACCGCCACAGATACCGGCGTCGGCAAAACCATGGCAACGTTCGTTTTAGGGACATTGCTGAAGAGTAAGGGGATTGATGTCGGGGTGATGAAGCCGGTGCAATGCGGAGGGAATGACGCCGCGTTTTTGAAAAAAGCGTTGGAACTCGATGATGATATTGATGTGATCAACCCGTGTTACGCTCCCGAACCCCTGTCCCCGCATCTGGCTTTTCGCCGGGCCGGTCAGAAAGTGGATGTGGCAAAGATCCGCCGGGCCTATACGCTGTTGCGTCGCCGTCACGATGTTGTGCTCATCGAGGGCGCGGGGGGATTGATGGTGCCGCTCAAAAATAATTACTATAACGCGGATCTCATCCGGGACCTGAACGCCGAGGTCATCATCGTTTCCCGTCTGGGACTTGGGACCATCAATCACACGCTGCTGACCATTGACCAGGCGAAGAGCCGGGGTTTGAAGATCAAAGGTGTGCTTTTTAGCGACACCGGCCCTGGACCTAAAGGCATTGCCGAACAAACCAACCCCGCCGAGATCAAACGTCTGTCGGGCGTCCGGATGTTAGGCACCATTCCGTATTTATCCGCCGGAGGCGGATCTGCCTTTGGCAGAAAACAGATAAGCGTTAAGGAAGTATTAAAGAAATGCCGCAACATAGCCGTCGATTAAAACAAATGGACAAGCAATACATCTGGCATCCGTTCACCCAAATGAAGGATTGGGAGAAGGAAGAGCCGCTCATCATTGATTCCGCTGACGGGGTTTATCTTAAGGACATTGACGGCAACCGTTATATCGACGGGGTATCGTCATTGTGGGTCAATGTGCATGGCCACCGCAAAAAAGCCATTGATGCGGCGATCAAGAAGCAAATGGAGAAGGTCAGCCACTCGACCCTGCTTGGATTGTCCAATACACCGGCTGTTGAATTGGCAGGGCAGTTGATCGGGCTCGCGCCGCGCGGTTTAACAAAAGTGTTCTATTCAGACAATGGCTCGACCGCGGTGGAGATCGCCGTCAAGATGGCCTATCAGTTTTGGCAAAACATCGGCCGCAAACAAAAAACACAGATCGTGCATTTGAGCAATTCCTATCACGGCGACACCTTGGGTAGTGTCAGCATCGGCGGCATAGACCTTTTTCATAAAGTGTATCAAGGGCTGATCTTTAAAACCATTGCCTTGACCATGGGCCCGCGGGTCGTTGAAGACCTGGGGCGATTGCTGAAAACAAAAGGCGATCGCATTGCGGCCCTGGTCGTTGAACCGCTCGTACAGGGCGCGGCAGGCATGCTGATATGGCCCAACGGCGTTCTTAAAAAAA
The sequence above is a segment of the Candidatus Omnitrophota bacterium genome. Coding sequences within it:
- a CDS encoding cysteine desulfurase family protein; this encodes MDPVYLDHAATTPCDPRVVEALRPYFYEAFGNTLSPHAFGRRSRKAVEDAREILASFLGAQPTEIVFTSSATESNNHVILGVARALKSEGRHLVVSAIEHHCVLEPARRLMQEGCEATFVSPDKDGIISPTAIEQALRPDTILIAVAHANNEIGTIQPIADIGRIARKRGIYFLVDAAQTIGHIPVSVTGIPCDLLSFSAHKFYGPQGVGALYMRKGIDCPPLLLGGDHERGSRAGTLNVPGIVGLGEAVRLCGPLMSDEMAAQTALRDRIINAVLKEVPGTTLNGHRTLRLPNNAHFSFEGVLGEDLVAALDMAGIAVSVGSACTSGQLTPSHVLKAIGLSDAQALGALRISVGRWTTAKEVDYFLEQLKLKIKQLRG
- a CDS encoding biotin--[acetyl-CoA-carboxylase] ligase, which gives rise to MTAHDHIIQFLKEADGYVSGEDMSETLKISRAAVWKYIDHLRKDGYDITAVPHLGYRLVSVPDKLLPHEIQSGLNTRTFGKNVVTFNTVGSTMDEAFRLGMEGAPEGTVVCAETQTQGRGRLGRVWSSPKAKGIYCSLILRPRLPPGQLSQLTLTAAVALAEALRDAAGIEPAIKWPNDILIGGKKLAGILTELRAETDQVKFIVVGMGINVNTSASQLVDGASSLRTETGRVLNRVVVLQHILRSFEAWYAVLGRGRFDLVIKAWKARSATLKKRVRVTGPGGMVEGLAVDLDTDGALLVRQDSGVIVKLTAGDLVHG
- the bioF gene encoding 8-amino-7-oxononanoate synthase — protein: MDNVLQKDLDGLQVLGLRRGLRQTQSPQGRTIIVDGRRVLNFCSNDYLGLADDEKVKAAAIASIGQDGFGSGASRLVGGNMSAHTALEERLAALKKTEACLLFSSGYMANTGIIPALVGRGDIVFCDRLNHASIIDGILLSRAQMKRYPHVDMAALEDGLKKASGHQRKLIVTDTIFSMDGDRAPLKDIVELARRWGAWVMVDEAHAFGVLGPTGMGLVEELRLSDQVQVQMGTLSKAAGCFGAYVCGSAVLKETLINHARSFIYTTGMPPSVAAAAHAGVNIIVIEPGRRRQLLDNADHLRQGFKALGLDTMRSTTPIIPILAGEADRAVMMSQKLFEQGFFVQAIRPPTVPVNTARLRVTVTAAHTREDCEAFLEAVKTICLF
- a CDS encoding alpha/beta hydrolase, with amino-acid sequence MPFLTTDRGLRWHYETAGSGDPILFIHGFGGSGRWWEGQEEFLRSGHQVITVDLPGHGQSAWMPVTLGGLAVDLRQIISGLGISQFNMVSSSFGGLIAFELCRMMPEAVMRMSFVGVLPKFARASGYPAGLDIDKIRTLSGQFDGDYGAILDIFFRSLFTMQERDSVRFQWVKEMRGSEPLPQREALKCFLDILEKVDLRGRLASVICPVQFVTGSDDYICPQLAMAWVAQHCVNARFDVMQGRGHLPFLTGPDEYNDLLEDFLIK
- a CDS encoding methyltransferase domain-containing protein; translation: MTMWNTFTNSVRKAFTDAADQYDILAGLHREIGRELVKKNAQRSAARILDVGTGTGYVANKTKFFFPDAMVVGLDIAEGMISKAAQTHEGIRWLQADGQRLPFKDGTFDIIFSNLAYQWMPDLPLAFTQARRVLSNGGTFTGTLFGVRTCEELFSSLTATNPEVSVRRLPALEDVGQTLHAVGFQDIRVDYELIKVQFADIWELLGWLKDIGANYLPREGFIGKEGLTQAAAHYRKHFPYNNGICASFEVIWFDARSS
- the bioD gene encoding dethiobiotin synthase — encoded protein: MVRRALFITATDTGVGKTMATFVLGTLLKSKGIDVGVMKPVQCGGNDAAFLKKALELDDDIDVINPCYAPEPLSPHLAFRRAGQKVDVAKIRRAYTLLRRRHDVVLIEGAGGLMVPLKNNYYNADLIRDLNAEVIIVSRLGLGTINHTLLTIDQAKSRGLKIKGVLFSDTGPGPKGIAEQTNPAEIKRLSGVRMLGTIPYLSAGGGSAFGRKQISVKEVLKKCRNIAVD
- the bioA gene encoding adenosylmethionine--8-amino-7-oxononanoate transaminase, with the translated sequence MPQHSRRLKQMDKQYIWHPFTQMKDWEKEEPLIIDSADGVYLKDIDGNRYIDGVSSLWVNVHGHRKKAIDAAIKKQMEKVSHSTLLGLSNTPAVELAGQLIGLAPRGLTKVFYSDNGSTAVEIAVKMAYQFWQNIGRKQKTQIVHLSNSYHGDTLGSVSIGGIDLFHKVYQGLIFKTIALTMGPRVVEDLGRLLKTKGDRIAALVVEPLVQGAAGMLIWPNGVLKKMRALTKHHDVFLIADEVATGFGRTGKMFACEHEGVTPDFLCLAKGITAGYLPLAATLTTQKVYDGFKFDYKEQKTFFHGHTYTGNPLACAAALANLEIFRKERVLAKLLPKIKFLAKRLKVFYNLPSVVDVRQLGFMVGIELKGKWEERLGAKVCQAARRYGVILRPLGNVIVLMPPLSITRKELDHLLTATYQAIEQI